In Brucella melitensis bv. 1 str. 16M, a genomic segment contains:
- a CDS encoding CobW family GTP-binding protein, with protein sequence MPDPIPVSVLTGFLGSGKTTLLNRLLKDPALSDTAVIINEFGEVSIDHLLVEQASEGVIELADGCLCCTVRGELVDTLADLIDRLQTGRIKALKRVIIETTGLADPAPVLHSIMGHPLLTQVFRLDGVLATVDAVNGMATLDNHEEAVKQAAMADRIILTKTDLPEAQAGLPALKARLRTLNPGADILEAGEERTGYAALFECGLYNPQTKSADVRRWLKAEAYEDEHHGHVCGPDCGHDHHHHDHHHDHHNDQGYAHHHHHDDAIRSFSLRHDAPIPVSTFEMFLDLLRSTHGEKLLRMKGIVQIAEDPDRPVVIHGVQKIFHPPARLPQWPQGKRETLLVLIVKDLPEAYVRELFDAFLGRPGLDRPDRAAMTENPLAIPGFSPRR encoded by the coding sequence ATGCCTGATCCCATTCCCGTTTCCGTGCTGACCGGCTTTCTTGGCTCCGGCAAGACGACGCTGCTCAACCGGCTTTTGAAAGATCCGGCGCTCAGCGATACAGCAGTCATTATCAACGAGTTCGGCGAGGTGAGCATTGACCATCTGCTGGTCGAGCAGGCGAGCGAGGGCGTGATCGAGCTGGCTGACGGGTGTCTGTGCTGCACAGTGCGCGGTGAACTGGTCGATACGCTGGCCGATCTCATCGACCGGTTGCAGACCGGCCGCATCAAGGCGCTGAAGCGCGTCATCATCGAAACCACGGGGCTTGCCGATCCGGCCCCGGTGCTGCATTCGATCATGGGTCATCCTCTTCTCACGCAGGTTTTCCGGCTTGATGGCGTGCTGGCTACCGTGGATGCGGTGAACGGCATGGCAACGCTCGACAATCATGAGGAAGCCGTCAAACAGGCAGCCATGGCCGACCGCATCATCCTCACCAAGACCGATCTGCCGGAAGCACAGGCTGGCTTGCCGGCATTGAAGGCACGGTTGCGCACGCTTAACCCCGGAGCCGATATTCTGGAAGCGGGGGAAGAGCGCACAGGCTATGCCGCGCTTTTTGAATGCGGGCTTTATAACCCGCAGACGAAATCGGCGGATGTGCGGCGCTGGCTTAAGGCCGAAGCCTATGAGGACGAGCATCATGGCCATGTGTGCGGGCCGGATTGCGGTCACGACCATCATCACCACGATCACCATCACGATCACCATAACGATCAGGGCTATGCGCATCATCATCATCATGACGATGCGATCCGTTCGTTTTCACTGCGCCATGATGCGCCGATCCCGGTTTCGACCTTCGAGATGTTTCTCGATCTTCTGCGTTCGACCCATGGTGAAAAGCTCTTGCGCATGAAGGGTATCGTGCAGATTGCCGAAGACCCGGACCGCCCGGTCGTCATCCATGGTGTGCAGAAGATTTTCCATCCGCCCGCGCGCCTGCCGCAATGGCCGCAAGGCAAGCGCGAAACGCTTCTGGTCCTGATTGTGAAGGACTTGCCGGAGGCCTATGTGCGGGAACTTTTCGATGCCTTTCTGGGCCGGCCCGGCCTCGACAGGCCCGACCGCGCAGCCATGACTGAAAATCCGCTGGCCATTCCGGGGTTCTCACCCCGCCGGTAA
- a CDS encoding sulfurtransferase TusA family protein, with product MENHRQLISDQENTPVYDLRGLKCPLPVLKTRNRLEKMASGALLWVEATDPLSGIDLPHFCVQEGHSLIAQEREGTLHRFLIRRK from the coding sequence GTGGAAAATCATCGGCAACTGATTTCCGATCAGGAAAACACACCTGTTTACGACCTGAGGGGGCTGAAATGCCCCCTTCCGGTTTTGAAAACCCGCAATCGTCTGGAAAAAATGGCAAGCGGTGCGCTTCTCTGGGTAGAGGCGACCGACCCTCTGTCCGGTATCGACCTGCCGCATTTCTGCGTACAGGAAGGCCACTCCCTGATTGCGCAGGAGCGGGAAGGCACGCTTCACCGCTTTCTCATTCGCAGGAAATAA
- a CDS encoding L,D-transpeptidase family protein yields the protein MKIKTALLCSILATALLAGCQGSSVSDLAMRAEKPLPQKIVAKMQAKGMPRTSPILVRIFKEEGVLEVWKQKNNGKYDQIASYEICKWSGKLGPKYIEGDRQAPEGFYTVRPAQMNPHSNYYLAFNIGFPNAYDRANGRTGQHLMVHGACSSSGCYSMTDEQVAEIYAFGRDAFKGGQREFQIQAFPFRMTAANMTRYKNDPNYSFWKMLKQGYDAFETTKVPPKVDVCEKRYVFNVPTPDGQPLSPTGACPPSVGGEAMSYASYEKTFQTAFSAAQKAPAPSIQGLAEAKLVSAWSAARARGEKVTREPPSLSPASAEKPGAPDIRPATPAIQPTAIATAPQQAAPATPAPQIASVPVPQQNPAEATAVANPQMSSMTIASTVAQNIEQPGPKKPWWKIIGN from the coding sequence ATGAAGATCAAAACCGCACTTCTATGCTCCATTCTGGCAACGGCCCTGCTGGCAGGTTGTCAGGGATCGTCGGTGTCCGACCTCGCCATGCGGGCGGAAAAGCCCCTTCCCCAAAAGATTGTTGCCAAGATGCAGGCAAAGGGGATGCCCCGCACGTCGCCGATTCTGGTGCGTATCTTCAAGGAAGAAGGCGTTCTGGAAGTCTGGAAGCAGAAGAATAACGGCAAATACGACCAGATCGCATCCTACGAAATCTGCAAATGGTCCGGCAAGCTCGGGCCGAAATATATCGAGGGCGATCGTCAGGCGCCGGAAGGTTTCTACACCGTTCGTCCCGCGCAGATGAACCCGCATTCCAACTATTATCTCGCCTTCAACATCGGCTTTCCCAATGCCTATGACCGCGCCAACGGGCGCACGGGCCAGCATCTGATGGTGCATGGGGCATGTTCGTCGTCGGGTTGCTATTCGATGACGGACGAACAGGTCGCCGAGATTTATGCCTTCGGGCGCGACGCCTTCAAGGGCGGCCAGCGTGAGTTCCAGATTCAGGCATTTCCGTTCCGCATGACCGCGGCCAACATGACACGCTACAAGAACGATCCGAATTATTCGTTCTGGAAGATGCTGAAACAGGGCTACGACGCATTTGAGACCACCAAGGTTCCGCCGAAAGTCGATGTCTGCGAAAAGCGTTACGTGTTCAACGTTCCGACGCCGGATGGCCAGCCTTTGTCGCCGACAGGCGCCTGCCCGCCTTCGGTCGGCGGCGAGGCCATGTCCTATGCCTCTTACGAAAAGACCTTCCAGACGGCTTTCAGCGCCGCACAGAAAGCCCCTGCCCCATCAATACAGGGTCTTGCGGAAGCAAAGCTCGTTTCCGCATGGAGTGCAGCGCGGGCACGCGGCGAAAAAGTAACGCGCGAGCCGCCGTCACTTTCACCCGCATCGGCTGAAAAGCCGGGCGCACCGGATATCCGCCCCGCAACACCGGCCATCCAGCCGACCGCCATTGCAACGGCTCCGCAGCAGGCTGCACCTGCAACACCGGCTCCGCAAATCGCATCCGTGCCGGTACCGCAGCAAAACCCGGCAGAAGCGACTGCCGTGGCCAATCCGCAGATGTCGTCAATGACGATTGCCAGCACCGTTGCGCAGAATATTGAACAGCCGGGACCAAAGAAGCCGTGGTGGAAAATCATCGGCAACTGA
- a CDS encoding acetyl-CoA carboxylase carboxyltransferase subunit alpha, whose product MYNYLDFEKPVADLEGQILELKKLAQEQGSVEMGDEISRLEKRSADALKDIYRKLTPWQKAQIARHPDRPHCLEYIDRLFTEFTPLAGDRKFANDEALQAGFGRFNGTPVAIIGQEKGSDTKTRLKHNFGSARPEGYRKAVRIMEMADRFQLPLITFVDTAGAYPGVSAEERGQAEAIARSTAECLKLRVPVISIIIGEGGSGGAIAIAVANRVYMLEHSIYSVISPEGAASILWHDSTRAKDAASNMRITAQDLFDLKIIDGIIPEPLGGAHRGKESVIDATGDIIAASLRSMKDIDGETLKQERRQKFLEIGRNI is encoded by the coding sequence ATGTATAACTATCTCGATTTTGAAAAACCCGTCGCCGACCTCGAAGGCCAGATTCTTGAGCTGAAAAAACTCGCGCAGGAACAGGGCAGCGTCGAGATGGGCGACGAGATTAGCCGCCTCGAGAAACGCTCGGCCGATGCGCTGAAGGATATCTACCGCAAGCTGACGCCCTGGCAGAAGGCGCAGATCGCCCGCCATCCGGACCGTCCGCATTGCCTTGAATATATCGACCGGCTTTTCACCGAATTCACGCCGCTTGCCGGCGACCGCAAATTCGCCAATGATGAAGCCCTTCAGGCTGGTTTCGGCCGTTTCAACGGCACGCCTGTCGCCATTATCGGGCAGGAAAAGGGTTCCGACACCAAGACCCGCCTCAAGCATAATTTCGGCTCGGCCCGGCCGGAAGGCTATCGCAAGGCCGTCCGCATCATGGAAATGGCCGACCGCTTCCAGCTTCCGCTTATCACCTTCGTGGATACGGCAGGCGCCTATCCGGGCGTCAGCGCCGAAGAGCGCGGCCAGGCGGAAGCCATTGCCCGCTCCACCGCCGAATGCCTCAAGCTGCGCGTGCCGGTGATCTCGATCATCATCGGCGAAGGCGGCTCCGGCGGCGCCATCGCTATTGCGGTGGCAAACCGCGTCTATATGCTGGAACATTCGATCTATTCGGTCATCTCACCGGAAGGGGCAGCGTCGATCCTGTGGCATGATTCCACCCGTGCCAAGGATGCCGCCTCCAACATGCGCATTACCGCGCAGGATTTGTTCGATCTCAAGATCATCGACGGCATCATTCCTGAACCGCTCGGTGGTGCGCATCGCGGCAAGGAATCCGTGATCGACGCCACGGGCGACATCATTGCCGCCTCGCTGCGCTCCATGAAGGATATCGACGGTGAAACGCTGAAACAGGAACGCCGCCAGAAGTTCCTGGAAATTGGTCGCAACATCTGA
- the xerD gene encoding site-specific tyrosine recombinase XerD translates to MRASLAIENFLEMMSAERGAAQNTLESYRRDLEAAAEELAAKGVNLAEAETGHIRMTLDTMAAQGFAPTSQARRLSALRQFFRFLYSEGFRQDDPTGILYAPKKQKPLPKIMSVENVGKLLDRAALEANEAAEPGERIKALRLHALLETLYATGLRVSELVGLPVTVARTDHRFLLVRGKGSKDRMVPLSRKARDALQKFLTLRDSLPGSDDNPWLFPAFSESGHLARQVFARELKGLAARAGLAASSVSPHVLRHAFASHLLQNGADLRTVQQLLGHADISTTQIYTHVLEERLHKLVSEHHPLAD, encoded by the coding sequence ATGCGCGCTTCACTGGCAATCGAGAATTTTCTGGAAATGATGAGCGCCGAACGCGGCGCGGCACAAAATACGCTCGAATCCTATCGGCGTGACCTTGAAGCCGCCGCCGAAGAGCTTGCCGCAAAAGGCGTGAACCTTGCCGAAGCGGAAACCGGGCATATACGCATGACCCTCGACACCATGGCAGCACAGGGTTTTGCCCCGACCTCGCAGGCGCGCCGCCTTTCCGCCTTGCGCCAGTTTTTTCGCTTTCTCTATTCGGAAGGTTTCCGGCAGGACGATCCGACCGGCATCCTTTATGCGCCGAAAAAACAAAAGCCCCTGCCCAAGATCATGAGCGTCGAAAATGTCGGCAAACTGCTCGACCGGGCTGCACTTGAAGCCAATGAGGCGGCGGAGCCGGGCGAACGCATCAAGGCATTGCGCCTGCACGCCCTTCTGGAAACGCTCTATGCGACGGGCTTGCGCGTGTCGGAACTTGTCGGCCTGCCCGTCACCGTGGCGCGCACCGACCACCGCTTTTTGCTGGTGCGCGGCAAGGGCTCGAAGGATCGCATGGTGCCCCTTTCCCGGAAAGCGCGCGATGCCTTGCAAAAATTTCTGACCCTGCGCGATTCCCTGCCCGGCAGCGATGATAATCCCTGGCTCTTCCCGGCTTTTTCCGAAAGCGGCCATCTGGCGCGGCAGGTTTTCGCGCGTGAATTGAAGGGGCTCGCCGCCCGGGCAGGGCTTGCTGCTTCCTCAGTCTCTCCGCATGTGCTGCGTCATGCTTTCGCCAGCCATCTTTTGCAGAACGGCGCAGACCTGCGCACGGTGCAGCAATTGCTTGGCCATGCCGATATTTCGACCACGCAGATCTATACGCATGTGCTGGAGGAAAGATTGCATAAACTCGTCAGCGAACATCATCCGCTTGCCGATTAG
- a CDS encoding shikimate kinase, with protein MSGTNKQTNLHRQTETIRQLLGSKVVVLVGLMGAGKSTIGRKVANMLNLPFKDADTEIETVSRMTVAELFEAYGEVEFRDLERRVILRLLDDGPMVLATGGGAYMNAETRAAIAEAGISIWINADLDVLMERVSRRQNRPLLRNSDPRGVMQRLMDERYPVYALAELHLMTRDEKKEVIAAELIEVLAAHLEKEQAASAG; from the coding sequence ATGAGCGGTACGAACAAACAAACAAATCTTCACAGGCAGACGGAAACGATCCGCCAGCTGCTCGGCAGTAAAGTGGTTGTTCTCGTTGGCCTGATGGGAGCCGGAAAATCCACCATCGGCCGCAAGGTGGCGAACATGCTCAACCTGCCGTTCAAGGATGCGGATACGGAAATTGAAACTGTTTCGCGGATGACAGTTGCCGAACTGTTCGAGGCCTATGGGGAAGTGGAATTTCGCGATCTCGAACGTCGCGTGATCCTGCGCCTTCTCGATGACGGCCCCATGGTGCTGGCGACCGGCGGCGGCGCCTATATGAACGCCGAAACCCGCGCGGCGATTGCCGAAGCGGGGATTTCCATCTGGATTAATGCCGATCTCGACGTCTTGATGGAGCGCGTTTCGCGCCGCCAGAACCGTCCCCTTTTGAGAAACAGCGATCCGCGCGGCGTCATGCAGCGGCTGATGGACGAGCGCTACCCGGTTTATGCGCTGGCCGAGCTGCATCTGATGACGCGCGATGAGAAAAAGGAAGTGATTGCCGCAGAACTGATCGAGGTTCTGGCGGCGCATCTGGAAAAGGAACAGGCCGCTTCCGCCGGATGA
- the aroB gene encoding 3-dehydroquinate synthase → MNAPTTVADSVTVPVSLGDRSYDILIGKGLVERAGEEVAKRLKGVRVAIVTDENVAAVHLERLQASFARAGIDSTPVIVAPGEKSKSFATLETVTNAILAAKLERGDAVVALGGGVVGDLSGFVAGIVRRGMNFVQMPTSLLAQVDSSVGGKTGINTAHGKNLVGVFNQPQLVLADTQVLDTLSPREFRAGYAEVAKYGLIDRPDFFAWLEANWQEVFSGGAARTKAIAESCRSKAAVVARDERETGDRALLNLGHTFGHALESATGYDSSRLVHGEGVAIGMALAYRFSARMNLAGIEAAERVEAHLKAVGLPVSLAEVPGGLPPAEKLMDYIAQDKKVTRGTLTFILTHGIGQSFIAKDVPPAAVLEFLKERLAIA, encoded by the coding sequence ATGAATGCGCCCACAACCGTTGCCGATAGTGTTACCGTTCCGGTTTCGCTCGGGGATCGTTCCTACGATATTCTGATCGGCAAGGGGCTTGTCGAGCGCGCGGGCGAGGAAGTCGCCAAGCGGCTGAAGGGGGTTCGTGTCGCCATCGTCACCGATGAGAATGTGGCGGCAGTGCATCTTGAGCGTTTGCAGGCAAGCTTTGCACGGGCCGGTATCGATTCCACGCCGGTGATTGTCGCACCTGGAGAAAAATCCAAATCCTTTGCGACGCTTGAAACCGTCACCAACGCCATTCTGGCGGCAAAGCTGGAGCGTGGCGATGCGGTGGTGGCGTTGGGCGGTGGCGTGGTGGGCGACCTTTCCGGCTTTGTTGCGGGGATTGTGCGGCGCGGCATGAATTTCGTGCAAATGCCAACCTCGCTTCTTGCACAGGTCGATTCCTCCGTTGGCGGCAAGACCGGCATTAATACCGCCCATGGCAAGAACCTCGTTGGTGTCTTTAACCAGCCGCAACTCGTGCTGGCCGATACGCAGGTGCTCGATACGCTGAGCCCGCGTGAATTCCGTGCCGGTTATGCGGAAGTCGCAAAATATGGCCTGATCGACCGCCCGGATTTCTTCGCCTGGCTTGAAGCGAACTGGCAGGAGGTTTTCTCCGGCGGTGCGGCCCGCACAAAGGCTATTGCCGAATCCTGCCGCTCAAAGGCTGCGGTCGTGGCGCGCGATGAGCGTGAAACCGGCGACCGCGCCCTGCTCAATCTCGGTCATACATTCGGCCATGCGCTGGAAAGCGCAACCGGCTATGATTCCAGCCGTCTCGTTCATGGCGAAGGGGTCGCGATCGGCATGGCGCTGGCATATCGCTTTTCGGCCCGGATGAACCTTGCCGGTATTGAAGCGGCAGAGCGGGTGGAAGCGCATCTGAAAGCTGTCGGCCTGCCGGTTTCGCTGGCCGAGGTGCCGGGCGGCCTGCCGCCCGCGGAAAAGCTGATGGATTATATCGCGCAGGACAAGAAGGTGACGCGCGGTACGCTGACCTTCATTCTCACGCATGGCATCGGCCAGTCCTTCATCGCAAAGGACGTACCGCCTGCTGCCGTGCTGGAATTTCTGAAAGAGCGCCTCGCCATAGCTTAG
- a CDS encoding HlyC/CorC family transporter, with protein sequence MSIELWVLCGTILFCVILSAFFSGSETALTAASRARMLTLEQHGDARASVVQRLIGKRDRLIGVLLIGNNLANILASSIATTMFLTFFGDAGVAYATLAMTVILVIFAEVLPKSWAISSPDRFSLNVARGVSLVVLVLGPLSAAVNWIVRVILRLFGINLAVGRSMLSPQEELRGAVEVLHRDKSLIKEDRDQLGGLLDLKELEVSDVMVHRTAMGTINADTPADQIVGEILASPHTRVPVWRDDIDNIIGIIHTKDLLRALYEVDNDFTRIDIMKVARKPWFVPDTTTLQDQLDAFLRRKAHIAIVVDEYGDVQGLVTLEDILEEIVGDISDEHDIDMQGLRLQPDGSAIVDGSLPIRDINRALDWNLPDEEATTIAGLVIHETQTIPEVKQAFTFHGKRFTVLKKEKNRLTRLRIVPLDADGKPAQISAAGRA encoded by the coding sequence ATGAGTATCGAGCTTTGGGTTCTGTGCGGCACTATTCTGTTCTGCGTCATTCTATCGGCTTTCTTTTCCGGTTCAGAAACGGCGCTGACAGCCGCCTCGCGCGCCCGGATGCTTACGCTGGAACAGCACGGCGATGCGCGGGCGAGCGTCGTGCAGCGCCTGATCGGCAAACGTGACCGGCTGATTGGCGTGCTGCTGATCGGCAATAACCTTGCCAATATTCTCGCGTCCTCGATCGCGACCACCATGTTCCTGACCTTTTTCGGTGACGCGGGCGTGGCCTACGCCACACTGGCAATGACGGTCATTCTGGTCATTTTCGCGGAAGTGCTGCCGAAATCCTGGGCCATTTCAAGCCCGGACCGTTTTTCGCTCAATGTTGCCCGTGGCGTGTCGCTGGTGGTGCTCGTGCTGGGGCCGCTTTCTGCGGCTGTGAACTGGATCGTGCGGGTGATCCTGCGGCTGTTCGGCATCAATCTTGCCGTCGGGCGCTCCATGCTCAGCCCGCAGGAAGAATTGCGCGGGGCTGTCGAGGTGCTGCATCGCGACAAGTCGCTCATCAAGGAGGACCGCGATCAGCTCGGCGGTCTTCTCGATCTGAAAGAGCTTGAGGTCAGCGACGTCATGGTGCACCGCACCGCGATGGGCACCATCAATGCCGATACGCCCGCAGACCAGATCGTGGGCGAGATCCTGGCAAGCCCGCATACGCGCGTTCCCGTCTGGCGCGACGATATCGACAATATCATCGGCATCATCCACACCAAGGACCTGCTGAGGGCGCTCTACGAAGTAGACAATGATTTTACGCGCATCGACATCATGAAAGTTGCGCGCAAGCCGTGGTTCGTACCCGATACGACCACCTTGCAGGATCAGCTCGATGCGTTCCTGCGGCGCAAGGCGCATATTGCCATTGTCGTGGACGAATATGGTGACGTGCAGGGGCTGGTCACGCTCGAAGATATTCTGGAAGAAATCGTCGGCGATATTTCCGACGAGCATGATATCGATATGCAGGGCCTGCGCCTGCAACCGGACGGTTCGGCCATCGTGGACGGTTCGCTGCCGATCCGCGATATCAACCGTGCGCTGGACTGGAACCTGCCGGATGAAGAGGCGACCACGATTGCCGGTCTGGTGATACACGAAACCCAGACCATTCCCGAAGTGAAGCAGGCCTTCACCTTTCACGGCAAGCGCTTCACGGTGCTGAAAAAGGAAAAGAACCGGCTGACGCGGCTGCGCATCGTGCCGCTCGATGCAGACGGAAAACCGGCGCAGATTTCAGCCGCCGGGCGCGCATAA
- a CDS encoding BolA family protein, protein MSMHNSKQSSMEAKLTAAFAPEKLEVINESRLHAGHHRDGGHEDDTYDGAGETHFRIRIVAEAFTGMSRVQRHRAINDLLKEELESGVHALALEPSAPGEAARG, encoded by the coding sequence ATGTCCATGCACAATAGCAAACAAAGCTCGATGGAAGCAAAACTCACTGCGGCTTTTGCACCTGAAAAGCTTGAAGTCATTAATGAAAGCCGTCTCCACGCTGGCCATCACCGCGATGGTGGCCATGAAGACGACACCTATGACGGCGCCGGCGAAACCCACTTCCGCATCCGCATCGTGGCAGAGGCTTTCACCGGCATGAGTCGCGTGCAGCGGCACCGCGCCATCAATGATCTCTTGAAAGAGGAACTGGAAAGCGGCGTTCACGCGCTGGCACTGGAACCTTCCGCCCCCGGAGAAGCAGCGCGGGGCTGA
- a CDS encoding J domain-containing protein, which produces MTLNSKYFDSIRIRPKKTTEAKSSAPCCQWDGCDKPGTHRAPVGRMREGEYLHFCIDHVREYNKNFNYFSGLSDGDIAKFQKDAITGHRPTWSTAANSTAKVRTSPDMAKMRSGSASYHNRIRDPFNLFKEAKGHAPGQKAQRKPRTLELKALATLGLDANSTGDKIKARYKELVKLHHPDANGGDRGSEERFRDVIQAYQLLKQAGFC; this is translated from the coding sequence ATGACACTGAACTCCAAATATTTCGACAGCATCCGTATCCGCCCCAAAAAGACTACGGAAGCAAAGTCCAGCGCTCCCTGCTGCCAGTGGGATGGTTGCGACAAGCCGGGCACGCATCGTGCGCCGGTCGGGCGTATGCGCGAGGGTGAGTATCTCCATTTCTGCATCGATCATGTCCGGGAATATAACAAGAATTTCAATTATTTCTCCGGGCTGTCCGATGGCGATATCGCCAAGTTCCAGAAGGATGCCATAACGGGCCATCGCCCCACCTGGTCCACAGCGGCCAATTCCACCGCCAAGGTGCGCACCTCGCCAGATATGGCCAAGATGCGCTCCGGCTCGGCCTCCTATCACAACCGTATCCGCGACCCTTTCAATCTCTTCAAGGAGGCCAAGGGGCACGCGCCGGGCCAGAAGGCGCAGCGCAAGCCGCGCACTCTGGAGCTGAAAGCGCTCGCAACGCTCGGTCTTGATGCAAATTCGACTGGCGATAAGATCAAGGCGCGCTATAAAGAGCTGGTAAAGCTTCACCATCCCGATGCAAATGGTGGAGACCGTGGGTCCGAGGAGCGATTCCGTGATGTGATCCAGGCTTACCAATTGCTCAAGCAGGCGGGTTTTTGCTAA